GTGACGACCCTGCAGGAGGCCCTCGACGAGGCCACGGACCTGGGCGAGGACACGGTCGCCGTCGTCGGCCACCCGGTGGAGCTCCAGGCCGAGCTGTCCTGGTGGGAGTCCAAGCCGCTGTTCGGGTGGTCCATCCTCGTGCCGCGGACCAAGGAGCAGTCCGGCCCGATGGCCGACCGGATCGCCGGCTACGGGGCGAGCGCCTCGGTCGTCCCCACCATCAGCGTGGAGCCGCCGCGGACCCCGCAGCAGATGGACCGCGCGGTCAAGGGCCTGGTGACCGGCCGCTACGAGTGGATCGGCTTCACCTCGGTCAACGCCGTGCGCGCGGTCCGCGAGAAGTTCGAGGCGCTCGGGCTGGACGCCCGGGCCTTCGCCGGGCTCAAGCTCGCGGCGGTCGGCGGGGTCACCGCCCAGGCGCTGCGCGAGTGGGGCCTGGAGCCCGACCTCGTCCCCGACGGCGAGCAGTCCGCGCAGGGTCTGCTGGAGTCCTGGCCGCCCTTCGACGAGGTGCTCGACCCGATCAACCGGGTCTTCCTGCCCCGCGCGGACATCGCGACGGACACCCTCGTGGCCGGGCTGGAGGCCATGGGCTGGGAGGTCGACGACGTGACCGCCTACCGCACCGTCCGGGCCGCCCCGCCCGCCGCCTCCGTCCGTGAGGCGATCAAGGGCGGTGCCTTCGACGCCGTCTGCTTCACCTCCTCCTCCACCGTCCGCAACCTCGTGGGGATCGCCGGCAAGCCGCACCCGCACACCGTGGTGGCGTGCATCGGGCCGGCCACCGCGAAGGCGGCCGAGGAGCACGGTCTGCGCGTCGACGTGGTGGCCCCCGAGCCCAGCTCGACCAGCCTGGTCGACGCGCTCGCGGAGCACACCCGGGGACTCATGGCTCAGGCCCACGCCCAGGGCGAGGAGTTCGTGCGACCGAGCCGGCGCAAGCCCGCCCCGCGGCGCGCGCGGTCCCGCCGGTGACGGCATACACCCGACCGCACGAACGCCCCCGGCGGCTGCGCACGACCCCGGCCCTGCGCCGGCTCGTGGCGCAGACCCGGCTGCACCCGGCCGACCTGGTGCTGCCGGTCTTCGTCCGTGACGGCATCAGCGAGCCGCAGCCGATCCGCTCCATGCCCGGGGTGGTCCAGCACACGCCGACCAGCGTGGTGCGCGCCGCGCGCGAGGCCCGCGACGCCGGGGTGGGTGGCCTCATGGTCTTCGGGGTGCCCCGACCGGAGGACAAGGACGCGACCGGTCGCGCGGGGCTGAGCGAGGACGGCGTGCTCAACACCGCGCTGCGCACCCTCCGCGAGGAGCTGGGCGACAGCACGGTGCTCATGAGCGACCTGTGCCTGGACGAGTTCACCGACCACGGACACTGCGGCGTCCTGGACGCCGCGGGACGGGTGGACAACGACGCCACGCTCGAGGTGTATGCCGAGATGGCCCTCGCGCAGGCCCGCGCGGGGGCGCACGTCGTCGGCCCCAGCGGGATGATGGACGGCCAGGTCCAGGTGGTCCGCGAGGCCCTCGACGGCGCCGGCCGCACGGAGGTCGCCGTGCTCGCCTACACCGCGAAGTACGCCAGCGCCTGCTACGGCCCGTTCCGGGAGGCCGTCGCCTCGACGCTGACCGGTGACCGGGCGACCTACCAGCAGGACCCCGCCAACCGGGACGAGAGCCTGCGCGAGCTGCGCCTGGACCTGGAGCAGGGCGCCGACATGGTCATGGTCAAGCCGGCCCTGCCCTACCTCGACGTGCTGTCCGACGTGGCCGCGGCCGCGGACGTGCCGGTCGCGGCCTACCAGGTGAGCGGGGAGTACGCCATGATCGAGGCGGCGGCCTCGCAGGGACTGCTGGACAGGGACCGTATGGTGGTGGAGACGCTGACGTCGATCCGCCGGGCAGGGGCTCAGGTGGTGTTGACCTACTACGCGACGGAGGCGGCGCGACTGCTAGGAGGATGATGGGGCATGGTGCGCTGGCTGGACGAGGAGGAGCAGCGGGCCTGGCGCTCGATCCTGCGGGGCTCGCACCTGGTGCGGCTCATCATGGAGGAGGCGCTCGACGAGCTCGGGGTCTCGCTGGGTGAGTACGAGCTGATGAGCATGGTCTCGGAGGCGCCGGGGGGCCGGATGCGCATGGCCGAGCTGGCCCACCTGGTGGTGCAGTCGCGCAGCCGGGTGAGCCACACCGCCAGCCGGCTCGAGAAGCGGGGCTGGGTGGAGCGCGAGCGGGCTCCCCAGGACCGCCGCGGCGTCGTCCTGGTCCTCACCGAGGCCGGGCAGGCCCAGCTGCACAAGCTCGCGCCCGTGCACGTGGAGAGCGTGCGCTCGGCCCTGCTGGACCACCTGACCCGCGAGGAGCTCGTCACGCACGGCGACCTCATGCGCCGGGTCGTGCTGGCGATCCGGCACGGCGAGGACGAGGCGCTCGACGCGGTCTGAGCCCTCCCACCGGGCGGGGGCGCGCCGGCCCACTCGTAGGCTGGGCGCCATGACCGCCGAACCCGTGACCCACCCGGACACCGCCCCGGCCTCCGACGCCCTGCTCGCCCGCGCGCGGGCGGTCATCCCGGGCGGTGTGAACTCGCCCGTGCGGGCATTCCGCTCGGTCGGTGGCACGCCGCGGTTCATGGAGCGGGCGCAGGGCCCCTGGCTCTGGGACGCCGACGGGCGCCGCTACCTCGACCTCGTCTGCTCGTGGGGTCCGATGATCCTCGGCCACGCGCACCCGGAGGTGCGGGCCGCCGTCACCGAGGCCGCCGCCGACGGCTTCTCCTTCGGTATGCCCACCGCCCGCGAGGTCGCCCTCGCCGAGGAGATCGTGGCCCGGGTGGAGCCGGTCGAGCAGGTGCGCCTGGTCAGCTCGGGCACCGAGGCCACGATGAGCGCCATCCGGCTGGCCCGGGGCTTCACGGAGCGGTCGGTCGTGGTGAAGTTCGCCGGGTGCTACCACGGGCACGTCGACGCGCTGCTCGCCTCGGCCGGGTCCGGGGTGGCGACCTTCGGGCTGCCGGACAGCCCGGGCGTCCCGGCCAGCGCGGCCGGCGAGACCGTCGTGCTGCCCTACAACGACGTCCCCGCGCTCGAGGCCGCCTTCGCCGAGCGCGGGTCGCAGATCGCCGCCGTCATCACCGAGGCCGCCGCGGGCAACATGGGGGTGGTGCCGCCGGAGCCCGGTTTCACCGATGCGCTGCGGCGGCTCACCCGCGAGCACGGTGCGCTGCTGGTGAGCGACGAGGTCATGACGGGTTTCCGCTGCTCGCCCTCGGGCTGGCTCGGTCTCGAGGGGGTCCCCGAGGGCGGGGCGCCCGACCTGTTCACCTTCGGCAAGGTCATGGGCGGCGGCTTCCCCGCGGCGGCCTTCGGTGGCCGGGCCGACGTCATGGCCCGGCTCGCCCCGGACGGGCCCGTCTACCAGGCCGGGACGCTGTCCGGGAACCCGGTCGCCTCGGCCGCCGGGCTGGCCACGCTCCAGCGCTGCACCGACGAGGTCTACCAGCGTCTCGACGAGGTGAGCGAGGCGCTCGCCGCGGCCGTCACCGACGCCTTCACGCGCCACGGCATACCCCACCGGATCCAGTGGGCGGGGTCGATGTTCAGCGTGTTCTTCCGGGAGGGCCAGGTCACCGGCTACGAGGCCGCCAAGGACCAGGACGCGGCGCTCTTCGGCCGCTTCTTCCACGCCATGCTGCGCCGCGGGGTGCACCTGCCGCCGAGCTGCTTCGAGTCGTGGTTCGTCTCCGCCGCGCACGACGACGAGGCGGTCGAGCACGCGGTGCGGGCCATCGGGCAGAGCGCGGCCGAGGTCGCCTGAGGGCCGTCCCAGCACCCGCCCAGCGAGGCGTGGGAGAATCGCGCGTATGTCTGGAGCCGACGGTCTGCCCCCCAGCGAGGGCACCCCACGGACCCTCCACGACGGCACCCCCGTCACCCTCGTGCACGTCGTGCGGCACGGTGAGGTGCACAACCCCGAGCGCATCCTCTACGGCCGGCTGCCCGGCTACCACCTCTCCGACCTCGGGCAGCAGATGGCGCGGGCGACCGCGGACCACCTCGCCGACCGCGACGTCCGACGGGTCGTGAGCTCCCCGCTGGAGCGGGCCCGGGAGACGGCGCAGCCGATCGCCGCGGCGCACGACCTCGAGGTCGACCTGGACGAGCGCCTCCTGGAGAGCGGCAACGCCTTCGAGGGGCAGCGGGTGGACCGGCGCATGCTGGCCGACCCCCGCCACTGGCCGCTCTACGTCAACCCCTTCCGCCCCTCCTGGGGCGAGCCCTACGCCGAGATCGCGACCCGCATGCGGGCCGGCCTGGACGCGCTGCGCGCGCAGGTGAAGGGCTACGAGGGCGTCATGGTCAGCCACCAGCTGCCGATCTGGACGCTGCGCCGGTCGGTTCAGGGGGAGCGGCTGTGGCACCACCCGCGTCGCCGCCGGTGCAGCCTGGCCTCCGTGACGACCGTCCTCTTCCACGGACCGCTGCCCGTCCGGGTGATGTACGCCGAGCCGGCCGGTCACCTGCTCGACGCCGCGGTGGACGTGACCGGCGAGGCCGGCGAGGTGACCCGGTGAGAGGCGCCCGAACCCGCCGCGGCCCACGGGCGACGAGGGTCCTGCTGGTCCCCGTCCTCGCCCTGGCCCTCGCGGGCTGCGCCGGGGACGACGGCACGAGCATCAACGAGCAGATGCGGCAGGGCGACCAGAAGGGCTACGTCGCCGGTGACGGCACCATCCAGCAGGTCGCCGTGGGGGAGCGTGACCAGGAGGTGAGCCTGGAGGGCACCACCCTGGAGGACGAGCCCTGGAGCAGCGCCGACCACGCCGGCGAGGTCGTCGTGGTCAACGTCTGGGGCTCGTGGTGCGGGCCGTGCGTCGCGGAGGTGCCCGACCTCGTCGAGGTCGAGACCGCGCTGCGCGAGGCGGGCGAGCCGGTGACCTTCATCGGTCTCAACTCCCGCGACACCATCCCCAACGCGCTGGCCTTCGAGAAGAGGTACGACGTCCCCTACCCGTCCCTGCAGGACGACGGCGGACGGACCCGCGCCCAGCTCGGCAGCCTGGCCGTGGCCACCCCGACCACCCTGGTGATCGACGGCGAGGGGCGGCTCGCGGCCCGGGTCAGCGGCGAGGTCGACGCCACCACGCTGCGCAGCCTCGTCGAGGACGTCCTGGCGGACGGCACCGTCGAGGCGGGCGGGGAGGGGGCGGCCGGGTGAGCGACCTCGTCCTCACCGGTCCGCTGCTGCTGGCCGTGGGCGTGTCCGCGCTCGCGGGAGTGGTGTCCTTCGCCTCGCCCTGCGTGCTCCCGCTCGTGCCCGGCTTCCTCGGCTACCTCGGCGGTATGACGCCCGGTCTCCCGGGCGAGGACGCGGCGGCCGGGGGTGCCCGGGGGGCGCGGGCCCGGCTGGTGCTCGGCGCGCTGCTCTTCGTCCTCGGCTTCACCGCGGTCTTCCTGCTCATGAGCGTGGCGATCTCCGGCCTGGGGCTCGCGCTGGTCCAGCACCAGGGGCTGCTGCTGCGCGTGGCCGGGGCGGTCGTGCTCGTCCTCGGCCTCGTGATGATCGTGCAGCCGGGCGCCTCCTGGCAGCTGCGCTGGCGGCCCGCCGCCGGTCTGGCGGGCGCGCCCCTGCTGGGCGTGGCCTTCGGGCTGGGCTTCACCGCCTGCACCGGCCCGGCGCTGGCGGCGATCCAGACCCTCGGCACCTCCATCGTCCCGGGGGAGGACCAGGTGGGCCGCGCGGTGGTGCTGGGCACGGCATACAGCCTGGGTCTGGGTCTGCCCTTCCTCCTCGTGGCGGCGGGGGTCGGCTGGGTGAGCCGGGCCTCGCGGTGGCTGCGCGACCACTATCTGGTCATCCAGCGCGTGGGCGGCGGGATCCTCGTCGTGCTCGGGCTGCTCATGCTCAGCGGGGTGTGGGCGGGCCTCACCGCCTGGGTGCAGGCGCAGCTGGTCAGCGGTTTCGAGACGGTGCTCTAGGTGGCCACCGACCAGCGGACCCGGCAGCGGATCGAGTCGAGCTACCCCAAGGACCGCACCGCCCTCGGCGGGCCGCGGCTCGGGCCGGTGGGCTGGGCCCGCTGGGCCTGGCGCCAGCTCACCAGCATGCGCACGGCCCTGGCGCTGCTGCTGCTGCTGGCGGTCGCGGCCATCCCCGGGTCGATCTTCCCGCAGCGCGGCGTGGACCCCGTCCGGGTGCGGCAGTACTTCGAGGACGACCCGGGGCTGGCCCGCTGGCTGGACCGGTTCGGCATGTTCGAGGTCTACTCCTCGCCCTGGTTCGCCTCGATCTACCTGCTCCTCATGATCAGCCTCGTCGGGTGCGTGCTGCCACGGATGCGGCAGCACCTGCGGGCCGTGCGGGCCCAGCCGCCGCGCACCCCGGCGCGCCTCGGCCGGCTGCCCGTGCACCGCCACGTCGTGCTGGACGCCGCTCCCGACGACGTGGTCGCCGCGGCCCGGGCCCGGCTGTCCGCCCGGCGCTTCCGGCTGCGCGAGGAGGAGGACGGCGCCCTCGTCGTGGCCGCCGAGAAGGGCTTCGCCAAGGAGACCGGCAACCTGCTCTTCCACCTGGCCCTGCTCGGGATCATCGTCTCCGTGGCGGCCGGCCACCTCTTCGGCTGGCGCGGCGAGATCATCATCAAGGAGGGGGAGTCGTGGACGGCGGGGGCGGGCACCTTCGACACGCTCAGCCTGGGGCCGCTCGTCGACGAGTCCGACATCCCCGCCTTCACCGTCCGGCTGGACGACCTCGACGTGCAGTTCGAGGCGCAGGCCGAGGGCGCGCAGTTCGGCCAGCCCCGGGTCTTCCAGGGGGTGGCCACCGTCGAGGCCGACGGGTCCGAGCGCCAGGTCGACTTCGGGGTCAACCAGCCGCTGTCCATCGACGGCACCTCGATGTTCCTCCTCGGCAACGGCTACGCCCCGGTCGTCACCGTCCGGGACGCCGAGGGCGAGGTCCTCTTCTCCGACGCCGTGACCTTCCTGCCGCAGGACAACACCTACGGCTCCGACGGCGTCATCAAGGTCCCCGGGGCCGATCCCGGGCTGGGCTTCGCCGGCGGTTTCCTGCCGACCCTGTCCGTCTCACCCGAGTCCGGCATGACGTCCTCCTTCCCGGGCCTGGTCGACCCGGCCCTCGTGCTCACCGCCTACGAGGGCGAGCTCTTCCCCGAGGGGCGCTCGCAGTCGGTCTTCTCCATCCCCACCGAGTCCCTGGACCAGGTCCTCCAGGACGACGGCCAGCCCAGCCGGATGCTGCTGCGTCCCGGTGACACCCTGGAGATC
This genomic window from Serinicoccus chungangensis contains:
- a CDS encoding uroporphyrinogen-III synthase — encoded protein: MSTDAAPVHLTHASAPPSAAARVAFVGAGPGDPGLLTVRARDYLAVADVVVVDAVHQEQDVRSWVGEHTEIVRTVRGEEGPALTPAARSKLLVRTARGFDDATHLVVRLLADDVSGGSLVEEARACHDAGVAFEIVPGVSAAWAVPAYAGVLPDGQRGQVHVVDAADTGVDWSHSVAEEVTVVVRGAQGRLQRALQQLLQAGRPADSPIALTEHGTTTTQQTRVTTLQEALDEATDLGEDTVAVVGHPVELQAELSWWESKPLFGWSILVPRTKEQSGPMADRIAGYGASASVVPTISVEPPRTPQQMDRAVKGLVTGRYEWIGFTSVNAVRAVREKFEALGLDARAFAGLKLAAVGGVTAQALREWGLEPDLVPDGEQSAQGLLESWPPFDEVLDPINRVFLPRADIATDTLVAGLEAMGWEVDDVTAYRTVRAAPPAASVREAIKGGAFDAVCFTSSSTVRNLVGIAGKPHPHTVVACIGPATAKAAEEHGLRVDVVAPEPSSTSLVDALAEHTRGLMAQAHAQGEEFVRPSRRKPAPRRARSRR
- the hemB gene encoding porphobilinogen synthase, with the protein product MTAYTRPHERPRRLRTTPALRRLVAQTRLHPADLVLPVFVRDGISEPQPIRSMPGVVQHTPTSVVRAAREARDAGVGGLMVFGVPRPEDKDATGRAGLSEDGVLNTALRTLREELGDSTVLMSDLCLDEFTDHGHCGVLDAAGRVDNDATLEVYAEMALAQARAGAHVVGPSGMMDGQVQVVREALDGAGRTEVAVLAYTAKYASACYGPFREAVASTLTGDRATYQQDPANRDESLRELRLDLEQGADMVMVKPALPYLDVLSDVAAAADVPVAAYQVSGEYAMIEAAASQGLLDRDRMVVETLTSIRRAGAQVVLTYYATEAARLLGG
- a CDS encoding MarR family winged helix-turn-helix transcriptional regulator; the protein is MVRWLDEEEQRAWRSILRGSHLVRLIMEEALDELGVSLGEYELMSMVSEAPGGRMRMAELAHLVVQSRSRVSHTASRLEKRGWVERERAPQDRRGVVLVLTEAGQAQLHKLAPVHVESVRSALLDHLTREELVTHGDLMRRVVLAIRHGEDEALDAV
- the hemL gene encoding glutamate-1-semialdehyde 2,1-aminomutase; this translates as MTAEPVTHPDTAPASDALLARARAVIPGGVNSPVRAFRSVGGTPRFMERAQGPWLWDADGRRYLDLVCSWGPMILGHAHPEVRAAVTEAAADGFSFGMPTAREVALAEEIVARVEPVEQVRLVSSGTEATMSAIRLARGFTERSVVVKFAGCYHGHVDALLASAGSGVATFGLPDSPGVPASAAGETVVLPYNDVPALEAAFAERGSQIAAVITEAAAGNMGVVPPEPGFTDALRRLTREHGALLVSDEVMTGFRCSPSGWLGLEGVPEGGAPDLFTFGKVMGGGFPAAAFGGRADVMARLAPDGPVYQAGTLSGNPVASAAGLATLQRCTDEVYQRLDEVSEALAAAVTDAFTRHGIPHRIQWAGSMFSVFFREGQVTGYEAAKDQDAALFGRFFHAMLRRGVHLPPSCFESWFVSAAHDDEAVEHAVRAIGQSAAEVA
- a CDS encoding histidine phosphatase family protein; the encoded protein is MSGADGLPPSEGTPRTLHDGTPVTLVHVVRHGEVHNPERILYGRLPGYHLSDLGQQMARATADHLADRDVRRVVSSPLERARETAQPIAAAHDLEVDLDERLLESGNAFEGQRVDRRMLADPRHWPLYVNPFRPSWGEPYAEIATRMRAGLDALRAQVKGYEGVMVSHQLPIWTLRRSVQGERLWHHPRRRRCSLASVTTVLFHGPLPVRVMYAEPAGHLLDAAVDVTGEAGEVTR
- a CDS encoding TlpA family protein disulfide reductase, whose amino-acid sequence is MRGARTRRGPRATRVLLVPVLALALAGCAGDDGTSINEQMRQGDQKGYVAGDGTIQQVAVGERDQEVSLEGTTLEDEPWSSADHAGEVVVVNVWGSWCGPCVAEVPDLVEVETALREAGEPVTFIGLNSRDTIPNALAFEKRYDVPYPSLQDDGGRTRAQLGSLAVATPTTLVIDGEGRLAARVSGEVDATTLRSLVEDVLADGTVEAGGEGAAG
- a CDS encoding cytochrome c biogenesis CcdA family protein, whose translation is MSDLVLTGPLLLAVGVSALAGVVSFASPCVLPLVPGFLGYLGGMTPGLPGEDAAAGGARGARARLVLGALLFVLGFTAVFLLMSVAISGLGLALVQHQGLLLRVAGAVVLVLGLVMIVQPGASWQLRWRPAAGLAGAPLLGVAFGLGFTACTGPALAAIQTLGTSIVPGEDQVGRAVVLGTAYSLGLGLPFLLVAAGVGWVSRASRWLRDHYLVIQRVGGGILVVLGLLMLSGVWAGLTAWVQAQLVSGFETVL
- the resB gene encoding cytochrome c biogenesis protein ResB, which encodes MATDQRTRQRIESSYPKDRTALGGPRLGPVGWARWAWRQLTSMRTALALLLLLAVAAIPGSIFPQRGVDPVRVRQYFEDDPGLARWLDRFGMFEVYSSPWFASIYLLLMISLVGCVLPRMRQHLRAVRAQPPRTPARLGRLPVHRHVVLDAAPDDVVAAARARLSARRFRLREEEDGALVVAAEKGFAKETGNLLFHLALLGIIVSVAAGHLFGWRGEIIIKEGESWTAGAGTFDTLSLGPLVDESDIPAFTVRLDDLDVQFEAQAEGAQFGQPRVFQGVATVEADGSERQVDFGVNQPLSIDGTSMFLLGNGYAPVVTVRDAEGEVLFSDAVTFLPQDNTYGSDGVIKVPGADPGLGFAGGFLPTLSVSPESGMTSSFPGLVDPALVLTAYEGELFPEGRSQSVFSIPTESLDQVLQDDGQPSRMLLRPGDTLEIPGDRGTIELETVIRWGGMLVRHDPGRLPALLFAGTALAGLVLMLGVRRRRVFVRVHPGAGDPADPGSRHTGLSVAALPKGTDPGLDDLVDELVEQIVGASGGRVLEPDRPTGDAADAAPDDARDKDEV